The sequence below is a genomic window from Anaerobranca californiensis DSM 14826.
TTTGCCCTTGCAAGTTCTTTAATACTGTACCATCTATCCCTAGCTTGATTAACTATCGCCTTATGAAACTCCCTTGATTCATATTCTGTTACCTTAGCTAGGTATTTTAAGGCAGTTTCATTGTCTCCAATCCTTGCACTGAGTTCGCCTATAAGGTACAAAATTGTAATTTCAGGATTTTCATAGCCCCGTAATCCATCTTCATTATATGCTTTTAAATAATAATCTCTGGCAATTGTTAAAAATTTCAGCTCATTGCCTAGATTTTTTTGATAACGATAAAACCATCCAAGTCTCAAAGCTAGACCAGCTATTACCCAATCTTTTTCCTTTACAATATTTGCCGTTAATAAAGCCAGTTTATAGGCTTCGATAGCTGTTCCTAAAGTTCTGGCAAAGGAATATTGGTACCTCTTATACCATTTTAAAG
It includes:
- a CDS encoding DUF2225 domain-containing protein, encoding MVASLYSIKVNCLNCNIEFETLKPRSKFCIVLSKDTDFCNHYKDYVNPYFYEVYVCPQCGFAFTENFNEKLREDVKREFYEKVALKWYKRYQYSFARTLGTAIEAYKLALLTANIVKEKDWVIAGLALRLGWFYRYQKNLGNELKFLTIARDYYLKAYNEDGLRGYENPEITILYLIGELSARIGDNETALKYLAKVTEYESREFHKAIVNQARDRWYSIKELARAK